The following nucleotide sequence is from Mycobacterium sp. Z3061.
GCGAACTTTTCCAGCGAAAGAGGTAAGAGGCACCGATGAGCGGCCATTCCAAGTGGGCCACCACCAAGCACCAGAAGGCCGTCAAAGACGCGCGCCGGGGCAAGGAGTTTGCCCGGCTGATCAAGAACATCGAGGTGGCCGCCCGTACCGGGGGCGGTGACCCGGCGGGCAACCCGACGCTGTACGACGCCATCCAGAAGGCGAAGAAGACGTCGGTTCCCAACGACAACATCGAGCGGGCGCGCAAGCGCGGCGCGGGTGAGGAAGCCGGTGGCGCCGACTACCAGACCATCATGTACGAGGGTTACGGGCCCAATGGCGTCGCGGTTCTCGTCGAGTGCCTCACCGACAACCGCAACCGCGCGGCCAGCGAGGTTCGGGTGGCGATGACGCGCAACGGCGGCACCATGGCCGACCCTGGTTCGGTCGCCTACCTGTTCACCCGCAAAGGCATGGTGACCCTGGAGAAGAACGGCCTCACCGAGGACGACGTGTTGACCGCGGTGCTTGAGGCCGGCGCGGAGGACGTCAACGATCTCGGCGACAGCTTCGAAGTCGTCTCCGAGCCGACCGATCTGGTAGCCGTCAGAACCGCGCTTCAGGACGCCGGCATCGACTACGAATCGGCCGAGGCGAGTTTCCAGCCGTCGGTCAGTGTCCCGGTCGACGTCGAGGGCGCCCGCAAGGTGTTCAAGCTGGTCGATGCGCTGGAGGACAGCGACGACGTGCAGAACGTCTGGACCAACGTCGACCTCTCCGACGAGGTGCTGGCCGCTCTCGACGAGGAGTGACCCTGCCGGCGGCCCACCGTGGGGCGAAACTGCGCCCCGTCTAAGGGGTTTGCCGCGAGCTGTGCAGTGTGCAGTGTGCACTGTGCAGGCTGCCGGATCTGTGCAATTCGACTTTGCGGGCATTGCCCGCTCGTCGTGATCATCTTCCCGGGGATTTCGCTTTATTGACCGGGTGGATGAGAGGCAGCGTCCGATGTCCTTTGTTATCGCGAGTCCGGACCTGCTGGCTTCAACTGCGGTCGATCTGACCGGCATCGGTTCGGCGGTCGGTGCCGCCAACGC
It contains:
- a CDS encoding YebC/PmpR family DNA-binding transcriptional regulator, whose product is MSGHSKWATTKHQKAVKDARRGKEFARLIKNIEVAARTGGGDPAGNPTLYDAIQKAKKTSVPNDNIERARKRGAGEEAGGADYQTIMYEGYGPNGVAVLVECLTDNRNRAASEVRVAMTRNGGTMADPGSVAYLFTRKGMVTLEKNGLTEDDVLTAVLEAGAEDVNDLGDSFEVVSEPTDLVAVRTALQDAGIDYESAEASFQPSVSVPVDVEGARKVFKLVDALEDSDDVQNVWTNVDLSDEVLAALDEE